The stretch of DNA GTTATATGGTTATGATAATCCCGCCCTTTTGACCTATTTACACCAGTTCGACCTTGCATTTATTTGTTCTGACCGGTTTGGAGAATGGAATGACTTTAATGAATGGATGGTCCTCACGGGCGTTCCAAACTTGGGTTTTACAATAAATCATAGAAAATTTCCTACAAGGACTATAAATAGTTATGATCTTTCACTTGCTTTAGGTAATAAAAGACAGAGTTTAGGAATAGGCTATGAATGGTCAGACACCGATACTAATATTCTGAAAATTGGTTCTTTAACCCGTCCTGTTAGATACATATCTATGGGTATTGTCGGTTCATTTGCCAGTTCCGGAGGTGACCGCGAAGTTTATTTTGATCTTGGCTTTAGGCCATTTGGTAATGAAAAAATTACATTCTTTGTTGACAATGCGATACATAAAAGTATTGATATAAAAGACAGTCCATGGAGCACCGGATTGGTCATGGAACCATTATCCGGTATAAGAATTACTGCAAGGTATTTTAATGACCGTACAATCACAATAGGTATAAACTTTAGTTTCGGCAGAACTGGAATTATTACTCAATCACATTTTGATTCTAACCAGAAATACCAATATAACACATATGGCATAAGACTCGGCGCCTATGACCGCAATATATTTGACATTCTGCATCAAAAAAGTGATTATCTTCAAATTGACCTTCAAGGCACATTAAAATATCAGCGTTATCTACTATTTGATAAAAGTAACACATTGTTATCACTCATGAAAACGATTGAAATCGCTAAAAATGACCCGACGATAAGCGGTATTGCACTCAACCTTTCTGGTATGGATATTAATCCCGAGTTCATATGGGAATTGAGAGAAAAACTAAAGGATTTCAAATCTTTCAAAAAACATATCGTTGTATATATTGATGAAGTTGGAATAATGGATTATTATCTTGCCTCCGTAGCGGACAGAATTGTCATCGACCCGCAAGGTGGGATCAATCTTCAAGGACTCCTCATGGGTAGACTATATTTTAAGAACACACTTGATAAACTTGGAATCGGAGTAGATGAATGGCGTTATTTCAAATACAAATCTGCAGCTGAAACATTTTCCCGAGACAAAATGTCTGAGGCCGATCGGGAACAAAGACAGGCAATAATTGATGATATTTATAATACAATTAAAAATGATATTTGTAGCGCCCGCGGGTTTACCAGTGAAAAATTTGAAAAATTGGTGAACGAAGTAAGTCTATTCTTACCTAAGGATGCGATAGAAGAAAATCTTGCTGACACATTAGGCAGATGGAATGAAGTAAAAGAAATGGTGAAAAGCATAGAAGGAAACAACAAGAGATTCATTGATAAATCCAATTTAATTTATCACCATTTACCAAAAGATAACTATTGGGGCGAAAAACCAAAGATTGCTGTAATTTATGGACTTGGTGAATGTGCAATGGATACTGGGATAAAAGCAAGAAGTTTAATAAAGGATATTGAATGGGCAACTGAAAGGAAAGATATAAAGGCAGTCGTTTTCAGAGTTGATTCACCGGGTGGTAGTGCCCTTGCTTCAGATATCATTGCTGAGGCGATAAAAAAATGTCAAAAAAAGAAGCCAGTGATTGTATCACAGGGTGCAGTTGCAGGTTCTGGGGGATACTGGTTATCAATGTATGGCGATAAAATCGTTGCTTCACCTTTTACAATTACCGGGTCCATCGGCGTAATCGGCTTATGGCTATATAACAAAGATTTAAAAGAAAAACTGGGGTTATCTACTGATTTTGTTAAGGTGGGCGAACACGCTGATCTCGGCTTTGGATTCACATATCCATTCCTTGGACAATTACCCGACAGAAATCTGACTGAGCCTGAAAAACAAAGAATGGAAATGTCTATAAAATCACTTTATAAAGAATTTGTCATAAAAGTTGCTGAAGGTAGAAGGAAAAAAACCGAAGAGATAGAAGAAATCGCCCAAGGTCGTGTATGGTCAGGCATCAGGGGTAAAGAAATAGGACTCGTGGATATAATTGGTGGGATTGAGACTGCAATAATGCTTGCCAAGGAGAAAGCACATATCCCCAAGGAAGAAGATGTAACAATTATTGAATTACCAAAACCACAGCTTATTACACCCGATTTATTTCAGCCCAAAATAATAAATGCAAATAAAGAATATACGGAATTTATAAAATACCTTCAATTTCTTGCCGAACATAATGGGGATGTGCTAGTGATAATGCCCCTTGAAGATTTTATGTCAAGGAAAAATAACTATTTGAAATAATTAGACGGAAACTTTAAAATACCAACTTTAGCAAGCAACAGCACAAGAATGGTATAAAAAATAGAAATCAATAAGTTTTTTGTCAGACTGTTTTGCTTTTCGTCTTGTTTACCGATAAGTTTTTTAGTACTATGATGGAGTAAGATAAAACCCACTACATTTGTGACCCAATATCCAAAAATCATCATCGGCAGAAAAATCTTTTCTGAAATCAAACCAAATGGAAATGCAAAGATATAAGCAATAGGAAGGTTTATTATTATGTCATTCCACCATGAAAGGGGTGAAAGAAGGTAACCGATGATAAAGATAATGCCACTTTTAATTTTTTTGCTCATCGGGATTATATCAAAAATTTTTACTCAGTCTATAACTCCTTCTTCGCTGCCTTCTCAAGAATATTGAAAATGACAGGATTTTTTAAAAGTGACATCACCTGTTCACCGATTTCGAAATTATGCTGACGAACCCTGTCCAAAAACTGTTTAACCCGGCTGTAACTTGGCTCAATCTTCTTCAACTCTTTCTGAATTTCTTTTATCTCTTCAATCAAAATCTCTTTTATATCACCGCTTATTTTCTCATCCGTATTCACCCTATCAATTAGTAAATTAAATTCCTTAAATATGTTTATCTGCATTGCAGATGTATCACTTGTTACCGGAAATGTAATATCAAATTGATAATCATCCTCTACTAAATCAACACCCTTACTGGTTATACGAGCACCAACGAAAAGACTTCCTTCCAAGGGTTTTTGAAGCTCAATATAACCTTTCTCTTCAAGATAGACAATATTAAAATTGAGCGTTTTTAAATCGATATTCAATGCCTCTTTGAATTCTCTTGGTGTAATGCGATAATATGGATGTTCTTTAAATTTTTCGTATGCCATTTCCAAAATTTTACGCCTTATTTCAATATTTGTCATTTTATAACCTGAAAAAATTTACTGAAGCCATATCTGGAATATTAGACCACCACGGTCAATGATAAAATATTTATTTTTAAAATCCCCGACCGCTTTTTTAAAATCATCTTTATTCCTTATCCTTGTGTCGCCGATACGGAGTATAACATCTCCCGGCGAAAACCCAAGCTTCTCGCCAATGCTTCCTGGGTCTACTTTCGTTACTACCACACCCTGTTTATAACCCAAATTAAACTTCTTTATTAAATAAAGATTAATATCTTCAACATAGATACCCAATTTTGAACCAATACCAATCGGTTCCTGAAATTCTTTTACAACGAGGCTGACATCCAGAGAATCTTTATTTCGATAAAGTTTAATATGTAATGTATCACCAACAAATGTGTTTGCGCTTATCCTATCCCAAGCAGAAGTGCTATTTATGATTTCATTATTTAACATTATTATTCGGTCGCCCTCTTTTATTCCTGAAAAATAGGCCGGACTGTTAGGTTCAACATTGCTAACAAGAACACCACGCTGTTCAATACCCATTGCTTCGGCAATCTCCGGGGTGATATCCTGAACCCATATTCCGACCCAGGGTGTTCTTATTTTACCAAATTGTTTTGTTTCGTTGATAAACTTTTTTACGACATTTATCGGACGGGCAAATCCTACACCTTCTGAACCACCACTTGAAGTAAAGATAAAAGTATTTATCCCAATAACTTGTCCTAAAATATTAACAAGAGGTCCCCCCGAATTACCGGGATTGATTGCCGCATCGGTCTGGATCATATCCTTATAGATTCTGTCTTCATAGGTTGACTTAATTGCACGGTTGAGTGCAGAAATAACACCAACGGTTACAGTTGGCCTCGTGTCTTCAAGCAAAAAACCGAAAGGATTGCCCAATGCAATCACCCATTCGCCAATCATCAAATCATCCGAATTACCCAATTCAGCATACGGCAGATCCTTACCATCAATTTTTAAAAGTGCAAGGTCCAAAGCGTGATCCATCGCCACAATCCTCGCTTTGAACTGTCTTGCGTCGGGCAGCGTCACACTTATCTCAGTTGCATTTGATACTACATGTTCATTAGTCAAAATGTATCCATCTTGCGAGATAACCACTCCAGAACCGAGACTTTTGACTTGCTGTCGATAACGCTGTTCCGGAAAGAAATCACCAAAAAATCTTTGGAAAAATTCATCATTAAAAGGCGAAACAGTGATAATTCTTGTCTGAATAACAGTTATGGATACGACCGATGGTCCTACCTTATTTGCCGCAAGAACGATTGCATTCATACGTTGTTTTGAAATCTCGTCGTTTATACTTACAAGACGGAGGTAATCTAATCTATTATCACGGTTTTTTATTTTAAATTGTTGATATAAAAATAAACAAAAAAGGCAAGTGATAAATCCAATAAATCCTGCGAATATTTCTCTTCTTCTCATTTCTACCTTTGACTCCTCATTAAAAATTTAACCATTAACCAATTCGCTTCTGCCAGTCTTCAAGAAATTTTGTAATTCCGACATCTGTAAGGGAATGTCTTATTAGTTGGGTAAAAACTTTATAAGGTACAGTGCAGATATCAACACCCAAAAGCGCTGCCTGACGAACATGCTCTGGATGTCGCACTGAGGCAAAGATAATTTTGGTCTTAAAATTATAATTTTTATAAATTGACAATATATCATTAACAACTTCAATACCTGGATTACCAATATCATCTAATCTTCCTACAAAAGGGCTGACGTATGCAGCACCAGCCTTTGCAGCAAGCAATGCCTGATTTGCAGAAAAGACAAGGGTCATATTAACATTTATACCTTCTTTTGACAAAATCTTTGTTGCCTTCAAACCATCCACAGTACAGGGTATTTTTATAACCACATATTCACTTATTTTACTTAAATCTATCGCCTCTTTTACCATTTCTTCTGTTTTCAAACTCAATACCTCGCCACTAACCGGACCCTTCACAATATCACATATTTCCTTTAAAATTTTTTTATAATCACCCTTCTCTTTTGCCATCAATGATGGGTTCGTGGTCACGCCATCAAGAATCCCCCATTGAGCAATTTCTTTGATTTCATCCAGATTTGCAGTATCAAGATATAATTCCATTATCTTCTCCTTTCAAAAAAATTTTTTACTTGTATCAATATTTCACTTCAACTAAATACAAACCATGTGCAGGGGCAAAATAAATATTATTTAATGCACCAGCAAAAATCTTTTTGACATCATCGGGCTTAAACCTACCCCTGCCCACATCAACCAAAAATCCCACAATACCACGTACCATCCTTCTTAAAAATCTATTAGCCTCCACGCTTATTATAATATCAATATTCATTTCTGTCAATGACAAATTCAATATATTACATATTGTGTTTTTCTCCTGCCCATCAGAATCATCGTCACTTGTAACCGAGAGATTTTTAAAATCATGTTCACCTATGAAATATTTTATAGTTTCTTTCATTAAGTTAAGATTTAGTGCATAATCAACATACCAGTAATATTTCCTTTTGATTGGAGAAAACAGGCTCATAATTTTATATTGATATACCTTGCTACACGCTGAAAATCTTGCATGAAAATCAGCAGATACTTCTTTGATTTCTTTTATATAAATATCCTCTCCAATAAGTGCATTTAATCCATTTTTGAGATTATTGCAGGATATATTAGAATTGATTTTGAAATTCGCAACTTGAGCAAGGGCATGAACCCCATGGTCTGTTCTTCCCGCACCGATAATTCTTATGTTTTCACCAGTTATTTCTTTTATCGCTTCTTCAATCTCACCCTGGACGGTTCTCTTATCGGGTTGATATTGCCAACCGTAGAAATCTGTGCCATCGTATTCAATTGTCAATTTTAGATTCCTCATATTTTAATTAAACTATTATAACAA from candidate division WOR-3 bacterium encodes:
- the sppA gene encoding signal peptide peptidase SppA, producing MKNYKILFLTILISLTFSYGAMQTFYENNKFLMTSPGALYVGLYGYDNPALLTYLHQFDLAFICSDRFGEWNDFNEWMVLTGVPNLGFTINHRKFPTRTINSYDLSLALGNKRQSLGIGYEWSDTDTNILKIGSLTRPVRYISMGIVGSFASSGGDREVYFDLGFRPFGNEKITFFVDNAIHKSIDIKDSPWSTGLVMEPLSGIRITARYFNDRTITIGINFSFGRTGIITQSHFDSNQKYQYNTYGIRLGAYDRNIFDILHQKSDYLQIDLQGTLKYQRYLLFDKSNTLLSLMKTIEIAKNDPTISGIALNLSGMDINPEFIWELREKLKDFKSFKKHIVVYIDEVGIMDYYLASVADRIVIDPQGGINLQGLLMGRLYFKNTLDKLGIGVDEWRYFKYKSAAETFSRDKMSEADREQRQAIIDDIYNTIKNDICSARGFTSEKFEKLVNEVSLFLPKDAIEENLADTLGRWNEVKEMVKSIEGNNKRFIDKSNLIYHHLPKDNYWGEKPKIAVIYGLGECAMDTGIKARSLIKDIEWATERKDIKAVVFRVDSPGGSALASDIIAEAIKKCQKKKPVIVSQGAVAGSGGYWLSMYGDKIVASPFTITGSIGVIGLWLYNKDLKEKLGLSTDFVKVGEHADLGFGFTYPFLGQLPDRNLTEPEKQRMEMSIKSLYKEFVIKVAEGRRKKTEEIEEIAQGRVWSGIRGKEIGLVDIIGGIETAIMLAKEKAHIPKEEDVTIIELPKPQLITPDLFQPKIINANKEYTEFIKYLQFLAEHNGDVLVIMPLEDFMSRKNNYLK
- a CDS encoding trypsin-like peptidase domain-containing protein, whose translation is MRRREIFAGFIGFITCLFCLFLYQQFKIKNRDNRLDYLRLVSINDEISKQRMNAIVLAANKVGPSVVSITVIQTRIITVSPFNDEFFQRFFGDFFPEQRYRQQVKSLGSGVVISQDGYILTNEHVVSNATEISVTLPDARQFKARIVAMDHALDLALLKIDGKDLPYAELGNSDDLMIGEWVIALGNPFGFLLEDTRPTVTVGVISALNRAIKSTYEDRIYKDMIQTDAAINPGNSGGPLVNILGQVIGINTFIFTSSGGSEGVGFARPINVVKKFINETKQFGKIRTPWVGIWVQDITPEIAEAMGIEQRGVLVSNVEPNSPAYFSGIKEGDRIIMLNNEIINSTSAWDRISANTFVGDTLHIKLYRNKDSLDVSLVVKEFQEPIGIGSKLGIYVEDINLYLIKKFNLGYKQGVVVTKVDPGSIGEKLGFSPGDVILRIGDTRIRNKDDFKKAVGDFKNKYFIIDRGGLIFQIWLQ
- the fsa gene encoding fructose-6-phosphate aldolase, which produces MELYLDTANLDEIKEIAQWGILDGVTTNPSLMAKEKGDYKKILKEICDIVKGPVSGEVLSLKTEEMVKEAIDLSKISEYVVIKIPCTVDGLKATKILSKEGINVNMTLVFSANQALLAAKAGAAYVSPFVGRLDDIGNPGIEVVNDILSIYKNYNFKTKIIFASVRHPEHVRQAALLGVDICTVPYKVFTQLIRHSLTDVGITKFLEDWQKRIG
- the truA gene encoding tRNA pseudouridine(38-40) synthase TruA; its protein translation is MRNLKLTIEYDGTDFYGWQYQPDKRTVQGEIEEAIKEITGENIRIIGAGRTDHGVHALAQVANFKINSNISCNNLKNGLNALIGEDIYIKEIKEVSADFHARFSACSKVYQYKIMSLFSPIKRKYYWYVDYALNLNLMKETIKYFIGEHDFKNLSVTSDDDSDGQEKNTICNILNLSLTEMNIDIIISVEANRFLRRMVRGIVGFLVDVGRGRFKPDDVKKIFAGALNNIYFAPAHGLYLVEVKY